The Saccharomyces eubayanus strain FM1318 chromosome XIII, whole genome shotgun sequence DNA segment ACAGTTATGGGCGCTGTGGAGAGAAATTTTACAGACCCTGATAACGGTGCCCCAGGTTGGCTGGCAATGGTACAAGCCGTTTTCAATACCATGTATTCCAGATGGGATTCTGAACATTGCGGTGGTGGTCTAAGATGGCAAATCTTCACTTGGAATAGTGGGTATAATTACAAGAATACTGTTTCGAATGCCTGTTTGTTTCAAATTGCTGCAAGGCTGGGAAGGTATACTGGTAATACCACATATTTGGATGTTGCTGAACAGGTTTTTGATTGGCTAGTGGATGTCGGATATGTGGTTCTTAATGACACTGCTAACGTGTTTGACGGTGCAGAAATTGACACCAATTGTACTGATATTACTAAAATTGAATGGACCTATAACCACGGTATTGTTCTTGGTGGTATGGCGTATATGTATAATGCTACTAACGGAACAAGTGAATGGAAGACCAGTTTACAACAGATTCTGAATGGTGCGGCGtcatatttcttcaaagatggTATTATGTACGAAAGTGCTTGTCAAGACTATGGCACTTGTAACACAGATCAAAGAACATTTAAGAGTATCTTTTCTCGTATGCTTGGCCTTACAAGTGTTATGGCTCCTTTCACTAGTGACACTATTGATGCATTAATAAAGACAAGCGCTGAAGCCGCTGCCAAATCATGTGATGGTGGTAGAGATGGCCATACATGTGGCTTAGATTGggaaaagcaaacaaacGATGGTTACTATGGTCTAGGTGAACAAATGAACGCATTAGAAgttattcaaaatcttttaattCATGACAGACCAGCCCCATACAAGGAAGATAATGGTGGTACATCTAAAGGTGATGCAAATGCTGGTATGAATTCGTCTACAACCAGTGTGCTTCAAAATAATCTGAACATCACAAAGGGTGATCGTGCAGGTGCTGCTATTATCACAGCAGTCATATTAAGCGTTCTAATTGGTGGTGCCGTCTGGATGTTGTTTTGATGCATGTCAAACAAACCACACtgacgaaaaaaattactgTATTCTAATATTTGGgctttattatttttctttcaactCTACATGTTCATGTTTTACAtaaattcttttatttaaCATTCGTTATAGTGCTTTACTAATATAAATGTAGCAATATAGTCTTCgttcattttcaatgaaaataataaaaaagctCACGATGGGGGTCGAACCCATAATCTTCTGATTAGAAGTCAGACGCGTTGCCATTACGCCACGCAAGCTTGTATTATATTTTAAGATGCTTGAATGAAAAGATCATGAATGTTAATCTATAGTTTTCGTAAAGGACTATTGTGCCTGTTGGTTATTAGTAGTAtatttgttgataattagttagtttagtaagttgtaatGATCAAGAATAAACAGCTCTCTCTTATTACTATATAAGAGagatatataaaacacacgctgattggttatatgaAACCTAATGTTTCAGACATAATTCAGAATATGGACAATAAGGTATCATGTATAACTCGTCCACTTATATCTTAATTTCTGATCAATTAACagatctttaatcttatcttcactaaTTACCAGATTTGGTTATTTGTATCATGATGAAGCATTGTTTATAAATAGTAATAGGcttaatattattattcttaattattactaaacttactaaacttaCTAATAATCAACAGTATAGACCTGTAAAAACTAGATGATGGCatttgggattccattgttcTAATgttacgtatatagattatagcattcataatattatgcaaaattgTCTATTCCCACTTGTGGATCCCAAAATTCATGAGGAAAATATCAAGTGTATTTCATATACGTGATATTATAACAACGAATATTCATTAACTCTTTATTtatcaaataaaagatCTTATACTGCAATTTCACCAGTTACAAGATTTGGTTGTTTGCATCAATACGAAAGAATGTACATATAGCAATAATATGCTAACACTATTAATCTTCGTTTCAGTTTTGTATTATATAAGAACGAATGTATATTCGAGATCACTTATTCCAACAGTGAGCGTCGGttcccttttttatttttatggGCATCCAATATCGAGAACGGGGATTCTATTGGGTATTGAAGGAAGCAATTTTATGACCTCGTACAGATTAAAATAGTGCATATTTTATAGCTTGTATAAACGAAATTATGAAGTGCAGATGCGCgataaaaaagatggaTGGAggagaaaaattaaatttGAATTATGCTTCTATATAGGTTTAAGAGTCTTTTCAATTCGTgtctgaaaattttcttttcttattcttaTTTGAGGGATCCTTCAGCACAGATTCACTTCTAGGAATTGCGGCTCTTTGCTTGGCATAGAAATCTAATACTTTCTTGTCACGAAGAGCACTTTCTGCGGCCCTGATACCCGCAATTTTGATGTTTCTTCCCACACCAGTTCCTAGAACGGTACCGTCGCCAACTCTACATTCTACTATGGAATTCGGGTCAATTGCAGTTGGCTTTTTGACAGTAACATAATGTAGACGTAATGACGCATAACCAATCAAAGAGTAAAGCTGTCTTTTGGCATTCATGTCAAGTTTGTCCGTTTTTTCCAAGGCAACTTGACTATGAGTGGCCTCCTCGATGACCGGTTTGGCCAGTCTTCTTAAccattttcttattttagGCAAATTGTTCCTTGGATCATCTTCCATCAGGCCACCAATATAGGCTTCAAACACATCTGCATATAGTTTTAGTTTACCGTTTTGGAAGTTGGAATTCTCATCCTTTAGatcaaaatttgttttgagTTTCTCATGAAACTTATACATTATCGCCCATTGCTTGATCTGCTCGTTGCTAACCAAATTCATCCTCAATGTTGATAACTGACCTTCGCTGTAATCCGGAAACTTATTATAAATAATTAGTGTCATAACAGAATTCAAAATTGAATCACCCAAGAATTCTAGTCTTTCGTTATGTGCATTGA contains these protein-coding regions:
- the DFG5 gene encoding putative mannan endo-1,6-alpha-mannosidase; this encodes MIVKASMKTVLPLCLTLLSLFRATSALDLDTTDATSICDATALIQDGMLDYYEGTRYGGAVGMFQSPYYWWHAGEAFGGMVENWFLCKNDTYQELLYNALLAQTGADYDYIPANQTMVEGNDDQGIWGITVMGAVERNFTDPDNGAPGWLAMVQAVFNTMYSRWDSEHCGGGLRWQIFTWNSGYNYKNTVSNACLFQIAARLGRYTGNTTYLDVAEQVFDWLVDVGYVVLNDTANVFDGAEIDTNCTDITKIEWTYNHGIVLGGMAYMYNATNGTSEWKTSLQQILNGAASYFFKDGIMYESACQDYGTCNTDQRTFKSIFSRMLGLTSVMAPFTSDTIDALIKTSAEAAAKSCDGGRDGHTCGLDWEKQTNDGYYGLGEQMNALEVIQNLLIHDRPAPYKEDNGGTSKGDANAGMNSSTTSVLQNNLNITKGDRAGAAIITAVILSVLIGGAVWMLF
- the RNT1 gene encoding ribonuclease III; the encoded protein is MSEKVKGKKKTQIENKLKKGASSQQRKETCMKNGLEDRPRTADYDYLEVIQLEHAVTKLVESYNKIIELSPNLVTYNEAVDNQDKVPVQILPSLSRYQLKLAAELKTLHDLKKDPILREISDYENVFDIEQKQPILQEINKFDMEKLEQIKKERKDKIDINVYESLNGKEEEEEEDEGEDSYDPTKTGDTTKTTKWPPKLPEIQDLAIRARVFIHKSTIKDKVYLSGSEMINAHNERLEFLGDSILNSVMTLIIYNKFPDYSEGQLSTLRMNLVSNEQIKQWAIMYKFHEKLKTNFDLKDENSNFQNGKLKLYADVFEAYIGGLMEDDPRNNLPKIRKWLRRLAKPVIEEATHSQVALEKTDKLDMNAKRQLYSLIGYASLRLHYVTVKKPTAIDPNSIVECRVGDGTVLGTGVGRNIKIAGIRAAESALRDKKVLDFYAKQRAAIPRSESVLKDPSNKNKKRKFSDTN